The genomic region GTCTTCGGCCATGACTGGGGCGCCGTCGCCAGCTATGGCGCGGCGATGTATGCGCCCGAGAAGATTACCAAGCTGGTCACCGCGGCGGTACCGCATGGGCCCACTTTGCTGAATGCGTTCATGAGCAGTTACGATCAGCAACGTCGCTCCTGGTACATGTTCTTCTTCCAACATCCGCTCTCCGATGCGGCCGTGGCGCACGACGATTTCCGTTTCATCGAACGCCTCTGGCAAGACTGGTCGCCAGGCTGGAAGTATCCGGCGGAGGACATGGAAGCGCTGAAGGCGACCTTCCGCGCGCCGGGCGTGTTGCAGGCCGCACTGGGCTACTACCGCGCCATGTTGAACCCGGCAAACCAGGATCCAGCGCTCTTCGAGTTGCAAGCGCAAATGAGCCTGGCGCCGGTGCCGGTCCCCAGCCTGGTCTTTCACGGCGGGCGCGATGGCTGCATCGGCGGCGAGCTGCTCGAAGGCATGGAAGCGCTCTTCCCGCGCGGCCTACGCAAAGTGATCGTGGCCGACGCGGGGCATTTCATGCACCAAGAGAAGCCCGAGGAAGTGAACCGCGTCCTCATCGAGTTCCTGCGCAAGGGCTAGCGGGCCGCGCCGGGTATCGATACCATCGGAGTCTGTCGATTTCCTCTGAAAGTACCCTTCGACAAGCATGTCCTGAGCAACGTCGAAGGGCTCAGGGTGAGCGGATAAACCTTCATTTGATGGACTCTGCGACCGCTCGTGCTGAGGCTCTCGAAGCATGTCCTGAGCCCGGTCGAAGGGCACGTCTTCGCATTTATCGACAGTCCCATCGAGCCGGGGGCGGAAAATATCCGCCCTTCTTCAGGCCAAGACAAAAATCATGTACTCTACACCCATTGCCGGCTGGCCGCTGGCCGGCATCCGAGACATGGAGGTGCGTCACGGCCGATTGAGATGACCCACTCAGAGGCAGCCATCAACGAAGCCTGTAACGCCATGGTGGACGATCTCGTGCGGCGGCGCATCATCCGCACACCAGCCGTCGAGCGGGCGTTTCG from Candidatus Binatia bacterium harbors:
- a CDS encoding alpha/beta hydrolase; this translates as MAQFKLGTVRANGVRFATLEAGEGPLVLCLHGFPDHAYSFRHQLPALAAAGFRAVAPFMRGYAPTEIPADGRYQTAVLALDIVELISALGYSSAHVFGHDWGAVASYGAAMYAPEKITKLVTAAVPHGPTLLNAFMSSYDQQRRSWYMFFFQHPLSDAAVAHDDFRFIERLWQDWSPGWKYPAEDMEALKATFRAPGVLQAALGYYRAMLNPANQDPALFELQAQMSLAPVPVPSLVFHGGRDGCIGGELLEGMEALFPRGLRKVIVADAGHFMHQEKPEEVNRVLIEFLRKG